The window CCACTAAATTGtgcatatttttaatttacaaaTCTGTCAACATGTGTCTACTTCTAAAGCTTCTGCAGCATTAACAGACTGAGAAAAGGATTATTTTCACCTGCAGGACTCTGAGCTATAGAGAAAAACTGAGGAAGAGATCCAACATGAACAAGGTGTGATGCTATCCATCTGTCGATCCATGAATCCCTCTGGCAGGGTAATCAACTGAAGTACTTTGAAAAAGGACCCACTTTTAAATACTCTTGTGCGAGATGACAACCAATGAATGCTGAATTATTAAAAGCAGTTGAGACTTCCTAaaggtttaaaaacaatgtcagcatctttttgttgttgttgttgttgttgttgtttatgcaTTTCTACTCAGAAGTAAAGGCTCAGATATTATATAATTATTTCTGACCATTATTAGGCACAGATCAAGAAATGACTGCTCCAGGTTCACTCATGTGAGAAATAAAAGATATAGTTCACTAGATTTTGCTGTGTATGCCATCATCTGGAGCATTTCAATCTCTGTTTCATCAGATTTTCAAGGCCAAATAGGAGGCGAGCTTGATCCTCCCCAGcagctcagtcagtcagtgtgagtgtaACTAGTGTAAAGTGGACACAACCATAAAGTCTTTCTAACACCCTCTTCAGGTCTGACCTTTGAGCTACAAGACATTGTCCACTTCTTCTACTTTGATCTCACAAACAGACAAATTAACACAACCTCACAGAGGGTGTGAAAGATGAGAACATTCCAGACTGGAAACTCACCCTTTCACAGTGACAGTACTGTGGTACACTGGTGAAAAAGTACGCCATTACAAATAAGGTATGCATTACATTTCCCAATAACTACTCAATGCATTAGTTACTTTTTCTGCATTGAAAAACTGGTATTTCTATAGTTTGCCTTACGCAATCTCGAGAGTACAAGCCCCTTTTTCACGAACACAAAGCAAATAACAGTCGCATTACTGTAAACAATATTCAGCCGATATAAAGCAGCACTatgttaaacaaaaaaatacagttacTGGATACAAACCTGTAGATTAAAAGGACTGAATATCCATTTAACTTACGGACATACTGAGGAGCAAAAATATTAGTTTTTGATCCGTTTGAGCCCTGTACCGACAGAACCAGACCCGCCCTCCCTGCAGCCTGCCTCAGCTTGCTGCTCCAGTCAGTCCTGTACACACTCGTCCAGTACCGACAGGAGAACAGCCATCCTCCCGCCGCTCACAGAAGCCACATTTCTTACCTGGAcagcgggacaccgccggaagTCCTCTCTGATACTCTGATGTCGCCCACCTGCTGCCTGTTTGTAGGTGGGGGGGTGGTCGATGTTTTCAGAGTTAGCTCAAGAAGCACAGTTAAGTAACGTCTGCTAGCGGATAGCTCCGCGCTGCACTGACGGCGGAGTCACTGGCGCCTCGTGGggagaagaaacacaaaacttgaCAGAAGAGGCGTCCGGCGGGGGAAGGCGATGTCCTCCGTGTGTTCGACCGGCGGAGACTCTCCGGGACAGACCCGCTCCATGCTGTCACAGACCCCGACAGACAGCTGCGCGCTAGCTTGACCACCGAGCTTTGACAAGGACGAGCACCggggcattgtgggaaatgtagtctggaggaggaggggccggCTGGGATAGGTCGGTTAGAGGGGCGTGAGCTCAGACACGTGGAGCGCCCCCCCTCTAACAAATTCCAACAAACTGTTCATTCTGTGGaactttttcattgttttctgacACCGTTTAGACgtttttcttattcttcttctttgtttgtcaTTATTATGTGTCAGTTTCCTGAAAATTGTGTCAGCTGGTCTGTTGATCGATGTTTAGTCACTTTGTTTTGTATCTGTCAATCGTTTTAAGtttacttcagttttttttaatcagtttgtgAGTGATTTTTCTCAGTTTAACGGTGTTTTGTGTCAATGTAGTTATTTTGGGACAGTTTATagttgttttctgtcatttacatttattttttgtagaTTAAAAGCCATTTAATTCAGAGTAAAGTTATTTGTGTAGTTATTTTATGGAGGTTTATTGCAATTTAGTGTCAGCTTTTCTTAGTTTGTGATCTTCAGCTGTTTGCAATTAGTTTgcatttgtttatgttttcagaGTGAATCTATATGCagtattttttgtttaatattttcagtttgtagttttgtacatttctatttttttgcaTCAGTCTGTTATTTTACAGTCAATTTGTGCTGCTCATATTTTTCTGCTATAGTGGTTTCAGTTTGTACTCGTCCTGCTTTGGTTTAATGGATGTTCCGTTAGTGTGTAGGTGCTTGGATGTAAAagtagatgtttttttttatcaatttatatttgtttcggGTCAATTTGTCAACGTTTTATGTTAGTTTGTAATGTTTTGTGTCAATTTGTGTTGTATGTGCTCATTTCATTAGGTTATCATGTCTCTTGAATTTCTTGCCTGTCAACAAAATTAAAAGTCCATTTTCCCCATATATCTTCGGCCTCATACGAACAGATAAAAGGTGGATGTGAGTTTTATGACCGTGCAGAATAAACAGTGCAATTACAACATTGActccacaaacaaaacaatgtacAAGTATAAGGCATTCATACATAACTAAGTTTGGCTCTGCCTGCATGGGAATGAAACCTGCACAGCTCGGTGGGGTTTAGCGAATTGCACAGCAGTGAGCACATTCATATGAAGCAATGCCACATTATACACAATTCCAAGTTTAAAATTTCATGAGGTTGAATGTGATGATTGAGGAAGTCCTTTTTGAACACACTTGTAGTCAAAAGAAAAGTCTGTGAAACCTTTAAAAGGCAGAGTGTGTGACAACACCTTGGTCACGCAGGTGCATCCGTTTAAATATTTGTCCGTATCTGTTTTATATCATCATCGCAGCACTTTTAAGCAGAACTCAATATCTGCTCCGTTCCGGTTTCAGTTGGAAAGGCTGCCGTGTTTCCCGGTCCACAGCTCCCGGAGATCCACCTGACATCCCAAGTCTCTGAGGGTCGCCTTCCCAACGTCAGCGCAGTCCTGATGGTTCTGCAGCGCCTGGGCGATCAGAGCCTCCGCTCCCATCTCCAGGATCGGCTGGCAGTAGTTACTCATCCGTGAAACCAGGTTTCTCAACAGCATGCATGCTTGTTTCTGTTTGGAAGAAACCAAGAGATATAAGCACCTGGAACACAATCGCAGGTACTCTTTCTCCAGATGTGCCCTCTATTTTTTTACCTGTACATTGACAGCATTGGTGTGAGTCTTCATAGcctgcacagcagctgaggcGCCTCCGTTCTCCATGATGACTTTACAGTTGTTGGGCTTCCGTAACGCGAGAACCGAGAGGCAGGCGCAGCCCTGCTCACACACCTTGAAACACAGCGCCAACATTTTCTCAGAAAGATAGCAACAATCAACTCTTATATCCTGTAAGGACCCATAACCCATTTATGAATGTATGGGGAGCCTTCATAGACTTCAGAGTATATTAGTGTATATCTAAGTGTGTCACATGTGTGGATAGCTAACACAAACATGGCATAAATTAATCTTTGCAAAACTTAATTAAGTGAAGTATCGTTGAcatttttatgcatttattaaaaaaacctAAAATTGAATTATtgaacaaagcaaacacacacacagttattcTCAGCATTAACAGCAAAAGCTGAAAAACCCAATGATTGCTCAGTAGAATTGGACGGTCATCTCACAGCAGAGTTGCTGATGTGTCTGTTCATGGCGATGACGACCAGCTGGACTCCACCTGCATTAACGACCGCGTCCTTGACGTCGTCGTTTCCTGCTACGGCTCGTATGGCGCTGAGAACCTGTCGCACCAACTCCTGCAAGGAGGAAGGAAGACAGGCCATCTGAGAAGACAGCTGACGCATAAACCTGTCTGCTACACTAGTCCTATCATGCCGATTGTTCTGGGCACATTACCGCTGACTCATAGCTGTTTGCGAGCAGCGTCATCATGAGCTTGAGTCCTCCGAGGTCGCAGATGTCCTGACAAAACTCGTTCCTCACAGCCAGACGGGACAACGTGGCACAGATTTCACTCAGGACTGAAGTGTTGTCATTGTGAGCTGTAAGTGACAAAAACATTTGGGTCATGATATGTGTCCACAGCtacaaaaatagaaaagaaaagaaaaacctgtaTTTATCCGATTGCACCGATTTAGAGGATTTACAGGAAGCTCCCAGACGAGCAGCTCATCAGTGAAGCCATATTAGCATTTGCAGGAATAAATTATACTTATCCTTCTTGGTGACACAAATAGGAATTATGGcacattttcaattaaattgTAGACACTGAGCTTGTTTACATGTAGACTAAGGATCTGATGATCCGATTTCTGCAGTcagatatttattcatttatttatgcataaagtttatcttaaaaaaaaatgttccttaACATCTagcatcacattttttttttatatttgacaatgtggttaaagttaaagtttaGCCATTTTGAGAAACACACAGTCAATGTAAAGGTTTCTATAGCAAATGTTAGTTTAACAGCCAGAAAATGTTGAGTATCTAATAGAAGAGAATTATAATTATTGTAAGACATGCAATTGCATTATTGAGGAGTACTCACATTATGCATAAATACACAATATGGGTGTCTGTTCATCATAGTGAGGCAGTGTTAAATATACCGTATGTGTGCATCCTCAAGAGCAGGCAGTTTCAATCATTTCGCAGACAATATTTTTGTCCCTGGTCATCACACAGGCccgacagccacacacaccagcttTTCTTACCTTTTGCTGCCTCAATTAAAATCTTCAGTCCGTTGTGCTCCAGAACAATCATCTTAGCGTGTTCGTGAGCGTGCCCGAACATAACTCGAACGTCGTCATCAAAGGTCATGACCCTGAGAGCTCCAGAGACCTCTTTGATCAGCTCTGCACAGCCACTGTGCTGCGTGACGGCGGCGGTCAGCAGAGGCAGGACGCCGCCTTTCACCAGGTCCTGCCTGTTCTGCTCATGCTTCAAGCAGCAGTTACGCACAATGCGGATGGCCACGCATGTCACGGACCAATCGTCCTGGTACTTCTTCAGGACGTCCAGAACAAACTGCTGGCCCGCCGCGTCCAGTAAGTCGGGCTGCCCGTCGGTCAGCGAGGCCAGAGCGGACAGCGCCACCAGCAGGGcttctttctgctctgcacTTTTTCTGCAGAATGACAGGATGAGCGGGTAGGCGTCTTTTTGGGCTGCCAGGTACCTCTGAGCAAATCCCAGGGCGCACTGTTCAGTGAAGCACTTCATGTGCGCCGACAATTCAGCTTCACCTGCAGAGTCCTTCCCCAGTCGGAGGGCATCCAAAGCCTGCCAGAAGACAAACGATAAGAACACAGCAAAGTACCCAACAGCAAATACTGAAGAGAATAAAAATTCCACCACTTTTCATGTGAATATTTAGGGACTCACCAGCAAGACTTGGTGTGTTTGCTCCTCTTGAGTGTCAGCAGACGCCACAGCTGGAACAGCTTTTACAATACAGCTGAGGTCCAcacctgcagaaaaaaacacgaTCATCAGAGTCCACATAGCATGAAGCAGGAAAGCGTGAGACGACCTGGTCTGATCCATATACGGCTTTTCATAAAGACCACTTTTATGTGCACAATATCAATGAGGAGGATACAGAGAATGGGGAGAAGAAAACGgtggggaagaggaagaggaggacaagTATGCTGAGGAGACAGAGATCAAGATGGAGCGAGCGAAGAAGATGGAAGACGACcaagagaagaaataaaaaagtgagagtacaatgtaaaaataaataaaaagaagaaagagataAAGAATGAGACAGAATAGAGGAGCTAAAGAAGAAAGATAAAACTGGATGAGAAGTAGGAGGAAAGAATAGGAAActgaagatggagggagagaaacagtgggaagaacagaatcacaaagaagaagaggatgaatAGTTGAAGGTCCAGAAAAATACAAGAAGAATTGAAGACGACAAGAACAAGAATTTCAGTCACAGTGTAAATTATTTCAGACCATTTTAGTCTGtacaaaagaaacttaaatcgaAATGTCTCTCACCTTGGGACTCAAACTGCTCCAAGGCGTCCTTTAAAGCCTCGTCAGGCTCCATCTCAaactcctccatgttttctCTGACCGCGGCATCAAAGGTCTCCTGTGTGATCCTCCGTTTGGCCATTTTGTCCAGttatcctctctgaaatgaagcAGGAGACATCAGCTGAGGCTGAGCAGTTAGTTATCCTCCTATTGTTCTGCTCGTGTTGCTTTGGCAATGTCTCATCTCAACCAAAGCTCAATTAACCGCTTGTGAGGGATGCTTGTTTTAATTCTTCCCGGATACAGAGGGCTATATTTTAAGAACAAATCCAGTGAAACGTTTTTGTTACCTCCGCCCAGTGACAGACTGCTCCCGGTTTGATGAAGGCAAGGTACCACGCTTACGTACTTTACGTAGGCTGCGGTCGCTACTTAGGAATCCTACTGGTGTGACGCCAGGACCCGCCTCCCTCAGCATCTGATTAGCTCAATCCAGTGTCACCGACCAATCATTACTTGGATATCAATCAATTTTCGCACGTGTTTTTTGTCACCCGTATGTTGATCTTTTTACAATATGACCTCAATTACAGGTTGTTTGTCAAATTTTTcgaaacaaaaaaaggcaaatgCAGGGTAAAACAGGTCGTGGCGTTTCCGTAGTAGGGTTTGTGAATTTCATGCGAGGAGTCACTTTCTACGTTATTCTACGTGAATAGCAGAACCGTCCGCCGGTCCCTCACTTATAATTGGTCCGATACATACTGGGCTGTAAAGAAAGGGTTCCACACTAACAAAGGTTCCCTTTATTTTTACTAGATCAACTTGATGAATACTTGATGAACCATGATGTTAATGACAAAATAGTAGAGACAAGTTTTAGATTATTAATGTTTACTGTAAAATGAGATAGTTGATTAGATTATAATGTACTAGTATGGTTGATATTTGTCATGTTGTAGCTTTACATTACTTTTGTTGTGCTTGAGTCAGTCTTGTCTTATTTCCATGAAACTCTTTGATCCACTGAAATAGAACGGAATAGTAAGGTTTTGTTAATCTCAATGGGAAATTCATTCACTGCCTTTCACGCAGAATAGAATAAATACAACGGAGTGACAAAAATATCaaagaagtgaaaacaaaaattaGAAAAGTAGATATCATGTACAAGGGCTTAACAGTGATTAATATATGCATGATAGAATGGactgagaaaagaagaaaatatcagTTTTGGAATGGATTCTTTCATAGAAATGCTTTATGTATTTttaaggggtttttttttttgttttttgtttttgttttttttgtttagttttgttttttgagggGTGGGGGCGTGGGTGGCTTCATGGGGACGTTTAGTCCCTGCTTGAGAGACAATGGTCAATGAAAAGGTGAAGTGAAAAAtgctgagagagaaaggagagcagagaggctcAGTAGGTCCCTCAGCAGTCTTAAACTATTACAGCTTCACTTACAGTCCAGGAAGGCCTGAACCAGCCCTAAATGTAAGCTTTACTAAATAGAAAGTACTTAAGCCTGGCCTTGAGAACAAAGTGTTTTCCTGAGGCTGATGAAACAAGTCCAGTctgtccaggaccaggagtgtCTGATTCTTCCTGAAACTTCTCACTGAAGTGAACAAAGATTGATTATCAAAACAGTGCAGGCGCAGTGATAGCATGGGAAGTCTCCATTACCTCTTCTCTCATTATGTCGAAGGTCAGACCTTGAGACAAAACAATTCCCAGTAAAGCAGCCTTTAACATATTCTCAGAACAACAAGTCAATCAGCAGTGAGAGAAATTAATCACAGTTCACATGAAactatcattatcattattattattattattattattattattattattattattattattattattattatgcaggttttctttttgattGACTCGGAATTCAACAAATCAGGGacatgtgtttttgttgagcCAATCAAAATGCGCTCCTGGGAAAAGGGGCGGGACTTGTGAGCAGCCGGTGGGGGTTCGGTGGTCTGGTTGCTGGgggaaacaacaacaagctaGCCATCATGAGGGTCCCCGAAACTCTGATTTGGGCCTCCTTtctcctccggcaggtgagaGACACAGCGGGTAGTGGTTCGGAAACGGCTCCGGGATGCGTTTTCGCCGCATACCGGCACGCAGTTGACATTTTCAGAGCGTTTAAACGTGCTTAGGGAACCGTAGCTTGGATGCTATGAATGTTAGCTTGCGGTCCGAACTCACTTGTAAATGTTACAATAATCTGTGCACATTAACTCTTCAGGAACCGGAGGTTTCTTTAAAGAAAGTATTTGTGATCAAAGCTCCAAGAGAatacaaagtgaaaacagtgagGTTGGGTATAAATGCGAAATGAGAAATATGTTCCTTATAAGTCAGTGTCAAAATTACACAGTATGTACTTAATTTTCATAATCTCATCTTTAAATTAATGGATAAGAAAGTGTGTCTAAGGACAGTTGAGTTTATCTGCGTGTTTTATTTGTGACAAGGTAGCagaaattttttaaaataaaaacatcactgGGTTTTACAACTGTGAGATCTTCAAAAGGCGCTTCATGGTGTGTGTGATCCACTTGAGCTGTCACCGTCAGGATTCACTGCATCTTTCCGAGCACCCTGCTGCTCGGGGAAACTTTCATCTGCTGTCTCTACTGTTATTTGCCCCCACCATCTCCCCTCATAGTCTGACTTTTACCCCCACCTCCAGTCCTGGGTAGACAGATCCTGCTGGACTTCGTCAGATGGAAAGTATTTGCTGTCAGGCAGACTCAGGAGGAACCATACCCAGTACTTTATCAACAGTAAAAAATGTCGACTGCGTTTGctcttttctgctgtttctcctcttcagtgGTGTTGGTGGGCACTGTGGGGGCCCCCCCGGGGTAATAGGCACCTCAGAGGCCTTGGCTTTTGCAGATGTAACTGTGATGTCTTCCATGTCTAAAGATTTGGTTTTGTTCCCTAATCTGTGAATCATTTTAAGAACTGTTGAGACTTGagcaaaaaaatgaagaaaggagTAACCAAGGATGCTCGAAACTCCCAAGTCTCTGCACAAGTTCTTTTATTCAGTTTGAagttgatcagacagggagaaGACCTAAATGctaccaataaaaaaaaaaaaacaaaatacaggaGTCCTGGAAGACAGCTCTGAAAGATCTAACACAGTCAGAATCTCAAGAAAAATGGCCCCCATGTTTTCTGCGGTCGGGAAATTATACCCTTGTGTTTGCGTGACAAAAGCGGATTGACTGTTACATTTTGATAGAACTTTGCGCAGTACCAGCCGTTTTCTCGGACACGAGTACAGGCATCAATTGTCTTATGAAGGTCTCATGTATTCTTGAGAGAATGAACAGTCAGCAGAAATACCCTCCCATGTGAGGAGTGAAACAGGGAGTGAACTGACTCCCTGCTTTCTGACCTTCGATAAAACAAGCCTGCAGCAGTCACAATGCACATTAAGATACACAAATAGTGTCAGTTCTAGCCGGTTGTACTGGAGGCATTAAAATCATGAGTCAATCACGAATATATGGATGAGgtaaaaatacagtaaacagtTGAATCAGAACATATTCATTAGAATGTGGATGAAACAGTGGATAAACAATTGAATCACAGCATAATGATTAGAATGTGGATGCAGTTTACAACAGAACctgtttattttggttttttttgggtctGAAATGTTAGGAGAAAAATTGAATGTGTCATGGACCTGCTGACGTTTTGTGACAGGTGGTGGCAGAGTACGGCATGGCCCATTTCAGTGACAAGGCTAAAGGCAAAGGAAAGGATTACTGCATATTCTTCAACTCACAGTGGGCACGCCTACCTCAGGACCTCGACAAGACGGTGAGTCGCCCGTTACAACTGTCACCAGCCGCTGATGCTGCAGAGCAGGGCATTTTTTGTTATCTGGCTTCAGTTAACCAGACTTGAAGGAGATAAGTGGTACTTGGAGGCAGTTTATCAACTCTGTAAATGACCCCAGGCTTTTGCAGTCAACGTCTGTGAGCATTCTCATGAAAGAGATCAGGCAAGGCTGTGTACAGGTTTTATAACAGCCCTTCAACTCATTTTAACCAAAACTGATCTTAAGAGAACCAGCCCATTGACAGCAGTAGCATGAAAACACAGGCTGTGCAACATATTGAAAATGAATGACGTACATTATAAAAGACTGACTTGATTGTAAAGAATCATGTTTCCATGCACTGCTAGAAAGAGTACTGTTATTTGGAGCTGAGGAGGGATCATGGATACATTAAACAGCTCTCGTTAATGTTACAAACGTGTTTTGTCTCACAGTCTCGTCTGCAGATCTACGACCTGACCCCATCGGTCCTGTGCTCGCCCTCCGACGTCCCGGAGGGGGGCTTTCCAAATCACATTGCCATGGTGATGAGGGGCAACTGTACGTTCTATGAGAAGGTCCGCCTGGCCCAGATTAACGGTGCCAGAGGGCTGCTCATAGTCAGCAAAGACAGACTGGtgagacacactcacacattgaCCCGTCTGTCAAAAAGAAACGTGTTGCCCTAATTGTTTAATTTCCACCACTGCTCACAAAAATGtcagctgttttatttatttagtcatGTATGACCCTATACTTGTTTTATGTGTggtaaacatgaaaaatgtactttttccttttgttttttttttttgtttttttgcagacacCTCCAGCAGGAAATAAGAGTCAGTATGAAGAGATTGACATCCCCGTTGCACTGATCAGCTATGACGACATGCTGGAAATAAGCAAGGTGAGAGCACCACACAGTAACAAATGCTCTCCATGGTTAAAGGCATCACGTCCAGAAAGCATATGGACCAATGTTTTTGTACAGTCTAGATGGACGAGGTGC of the Salarias fasciatus chromosome 18, fSalaFa1.1, whole genome shotgun sequence genome contains:
- the armc6 gene encoding armadillo repeat-containing protein 6, with product MAKRRITQETFDAAVRENMEEFEMEPDEALKDALEQFESQGVDLSCIVKAVPAVASADTQEEQTHQVLLALDALRLGKDSAGEAELSAHMKCFTEQCALGFAQRYLAAQKDAYPLILSFCRKSAEQKEALLVALSALASLTDGQPDLLDAAGQQFVLDVLKKYQDDWSVTCVAIRIVRNCCLKHEQNRQDLVKGGVLPLLTAAVTQHSGCAELIKEVSGALRVMTFDDDVRVMFGHAHEHAKMIVLEHNGLKILIEAAKAHNDNTSVLSEICATLSRLAVRNEFCQDICDLGGLKLMMTLLANSYESAELVRQVLSAIRAVAGNDDVKDAVVNAGGVQLVVIAMNRHISNSAVCEQGCACLSVLALRKPNNCKVIMENGGASAAVQAMKTHTNAVNVQKQACMLLRNLVSRMSNYCQPILEMGAEALIAQALQNHQDCADVGKATLRDLGCQVDLRELWTGKHGSLSN